In the genome of Triticum urartu cultivar G1812 chromosome 5, Tu2.1, whole genome shotgun sequence, one region contains:
- the LOC125506150 gene encoding tryptophan synthase alpha chain-like, with protein MAFALKASLSPSSSPPASLTAATPPVKPVFVRALATASVDPAMATPAALGRHAVRARAAATTLAPAPLPAGNGGLSVAKAMSRARDNGMTAFIPYITAGDPDLATTAEALRLLDTIGADVIEVGLPFSDPYADGPVIQASAARALSAGVTTDAVMAMLKEVTPELSCPVVIFSYFNPIARRGTGRFTAAAREAGVRGLIVPDLPYIETSVLRNEAIQNDIELVLLTTPSTKAGMMNEITIASEGFVYLVSINGVTGARPDVNPRVKDLLKEIKQVTNKAVVVGFGISTPDHIRLVAQWGADGVIIGSAMVKQLGEADSPREGLKRLEVYARSLKDALSGGSTIGASWGDRPGSPMSWQGTSPV; from the exons ATGGCTTTCGCGCTCAAGGCATCCCTCTCCCCGTCTTCCTCGCCCCCGGCGAGCCTCACAGCGGCCACACCGCCGGTGAAGCCTGTATTCGTCAGAGCCCTCGCCACGGCCTCGGTCGACCCAGCAATGGCCACGCCAGCCGCGCTGGGGAGGCATGCGGTCAGGGCGCGCGCGGCGGCGACCACGCTGGCCCCGGCGCCCCTGCCCGCCGGTAACGGCGGCCTGTCGGTAGCGAAGGCCATGTCCCGGGCCAGAGACAACGGCATG ACGGCGTTCATCCCGTACATCACCGCCGGCGACCCCGACCTGGCCACGACGGCGGAGGCGCTGAGGCTCCTCGACACCATTGGTGCCGACGTCATAGAGGTAGGCTTGCCGTTCTCCGACCCCTACGCCGACGGCCCCGTCATCCAGGCGTCCGCTGCGCGGGCGCTCTCGGCCGGCGTGACAACGGACGCCGTGATGGCGATGCTGAAGGAGGTGACGCCGGAGCTGTCCTGCCCGGTGGTCATCTTCTCTTACTTCAACCCAATCGCGCGGCGGGGAACGGGGAGATTCACCGCTGCAGCCAGAGAGGCCGGTGTTCGAG GTCTTATAGTACCTGATCTTCCTTATATCGAGACAAGTGTTCTTAGGAATGAAGCCATACAGAACGACATCGAGCTG GTGCTGCTCACAACACCATCTACAAAGGCAGGCATGATGAATGAGATCACAATAGCTTCCGAAGGGTTTGTTTACCTT GTAAGTATCAACGGAGTTACAGGAGCCCGCCCAGATGTGAACCCGCGGGTGAAGGATCTTCTCAAGGAGATTAAGCAG GTCACTAACAAAGCAGTGGTTGTTGGGTTTGGCATATCGACCCCTGACCATATTAGACTG GTTGCACAATGGGGTGCAGATGGAGTGATAATCGGCAGCGCAATGGTAAAGCAGTTGGGTGAAGCTGATTCTCCGAGAGAAGGTTTAAAGAGGTTGGAAGTATACGCCAGGAGCCTGAAGGATGCACTCAGTGGCGGGTCCACCATTGGGGCGAGTTGGGGCGACCGCCCCGGTTCTCCAATGTCATGGCAGGGTACATCCCCTGTCTAG